TCTTGATATTACGTCCGTCCATCTCGGTTCTCAGGCTCTCATAGAAACCCTGAAGGGCATGTTTTGAAGCCGAATATGCAGAACGGCGGGGAAAACCAAATTTGCCCACAATACTTGATGTAACAGCTACATGGCCGTATCCTTGAGCCAGCATCCGGGGAAGTACCGCCTTTGTAAGGGCTATATTACCAAAATAGTTGATCTCCATAATCCTTCGGTCAACATCGAGGGACGCTTCGGAGACCAGTGCCCGCTGACTGATGCCTCCGTTGTTGATCAGCAAATCAAGCTGGTTATAATAATTCAGGACCTGCTCTGCTATTTTGGGAATCTCTTCCACATGGGAGAGATCGAAGGGAAAAATTTCCGCCTCCGAACCCAATGAAATACAATATCTCCTCACCGGCTCCAGTCTTTCCTGAGTCCTTGCCGAGAGAGCCAGCCTGGCACCTTCCCTTGCCAGCTCATAAGCCAAAGCCTCTCCAATCCCCGAAGAAGCACCTGTTATCCAAACTACTTTATTGTGAAATGCTTTCATCTCAAAATTTTTGCAGAAAAATATATAAAACATGGAGATAGGACCAAATCGCTGTTATCCTGCTCAGATAAATCCCATCCCCTTTTTGAGATTTTCGATGACATTAAAGACGATCGGACATACGGAATAGTTCCCCATAATGCCGGAAAGTTTAAAAACAATTCCTCTTTGATCGAGGTGGGGATAGGAGGCACAGTCAGCGGGCCGGAATTCATAGATGGTACATAGATTATTCTTTAAAAAAACGCAGGGGTTCTGCTTCATGACCATCTGATCCCCGTCAAAGTCCAAATATTCCTCTTTGAAGGTTTCCGGGTCCATGTCAAAATAATCGCTTATATTCCACAATTCCGCTTCCCGGATAACCGGCGACTGCATTTTACAGCAATTCGCACATTCCATGCAGTCGATCTCCGCTTCTATCTCTTCAAATAATCGGTTGACCCGTTCATCAACCTCATCGGGATCCTGGCCCTCCAGGTAAAACTGAAATTCTTCGTTCTCGTATTCGTTGATCTTTCCGTATTCGGCTATGGTGATGAGATCTTGTTCTATTTCTTCGATCATATTCACTATTTAATGCGGCAAAGATAACAAGGATCAGAAAAAATCATCGAAATCCTCAGGATCAAAATCCAGTTCTTCTTTTAATGCTTCATATACATTAAAAACAATCGGGCAGACTGAGTAATTATCAATCACACCAAACAACCGGGATATGAAATCGTCCTTATGCAGATAGGGATAAGAGCGGCAATCTTCAGGCATGATATGCGAAATGGAACAGGCATTATCTTTCAGGAAAACGCAGGGCTGGTCTTTGAGCATCATCTGACCCGACCAGTCTGTTTCAACGTATTGATCTTTGAAATCATCAATATCCATATTCATATACCGGCTGATCTGCTCAGCCTCCTTTTTGCTCAAACCCGGGGTTTGCATTTTACAGCAGTTGGCACACTTGCTGCAGTCGATTTGGGCCGATATCTCCTTGTACAACCGATGCACGCGTTGATCTATCTCATCCGAATCCTGGCCTTTCAGAAAGGCACGGAAGTCGAAATTCTCGTCCTCATTCAGCTTTCCCAGTTGTTCTATTTTGTTCAAATCTGTTATCAGGTGGTTCATCAGTAACAATGTTTTATTTAATGATCACTAAAAATGAGTCTAGTTTAAAAAGCCATCTTTTAAGGTATAAGGCGTTTAGCGGCTGTTGTAGTTTTTTGTTTATCAGTAAAATATGTTTTGTATGTATAGCTAATATAGCCGCTTAACGCCTTCTTAGACCGGTCTCAAAAATTACGAAAGGGTAAAATTAAGAAAATCCATCCAATAAAAATAACAAAGGCTGCTCCGATCAGAACAGCCTTTTTTCAATCCATTAATCAAACTTTCAGTTTATTCATGCTTCTTCCAGCTCCAGCTCATCCAGGTATTTGTTGATTGTCTGAAGTTCCTCATCCGTCAATTTCAGGTCAGCCGCATTGGCGTTATCCTCAATCTGTTTGGGATCACGGGAACCCGCCAAAGCCACGATAAGACCGGGCTGGTGCAATGTCCAGCTTAGCGCGAGCTGGGCAAGCGTAGCATTGTGCCCATCTGCTATTGGCTTAATCTTTGCCAGAAATTCATTGACCCTTCGGATGTTTTCGGGCTGGAAGAACCGGGAATCTTTCCGGTTGTCACCCTCATTCAGCTTGGTATCGGAACTGAACTTACCCGTCAGCAGACCTCGCTGCATGGGGCTGTATGCAATGATACCCTTATTGTTTTCCACCACGTAAGGTGTCACATCCTGTTCAATATCCCGCCGAACCATGCTGTAGGGTACCTGATCGGCTTCTATGCGTACCGTTTTCTCGGCTTCTCTGAGCTGCTCGGCGGAAAAGTTGCAAACGCCTGCGGCCCTTATCTTACCCTGCTCTTTCAGACGCACAAGTGCCTCCATGGTCTCATCAAGGGGAACATCGTCCACCGGCCAGTGCATCTGATAGTAATCAATGTAATCGGTTCCCAGTCTGCGCAGGCTGTCCTCTGCCTCTTTCATCACGCTCTCTTTTCTGGCATCCAGATAAACGTTGTTCCACAGTTCGTCGAAACCCTTATCCGAACTAAATTCATTCTGGGTCCCCGATTTTTTCCATCTCATAACAAATTTTGTCAGGATCTGGTAATTCTCACGGTTGCCTTTGATGGCTTTACCTACCAGTTCTTCACTCAAACCCAGACCATAAATCGGGGCGGTATCAATGGAAGTAACTCCCAGATCGTATCCACGCTTAATGGCATCGATGCCTTTCTTTTCATCGCTTCCACCCCACATGAATCCGCCTATTGCCCAGGCGCCAAAGGTAATGGCCGATAGTTTTATTCCGCTTTGCCCTAATTCGTTATAAACCATAAATATTTCCTTTTTTTGATTAAAAATTCGATTCTATCTGATGAATATTTGTTAAACAAGCAATCATTCAAGATGTTTGAAATGGTTATTAAAGTCCTGTAGATGTAATTTTTCCTTATTAATCCGTCTCCAGCTCAATCTCTTCAAGCTTATTGTTTATGAGATCCATCTCATCCTGTTTCAGCCGAACATCCGCAGCCCTTGCATTGTCTTCAATCTGCCGTGTATTTCTGGCTCCGGCCAATGCCACAGTGATTCCACGCTGATGTATTGTCCAGTTCAACACCAGTTGGGCAAGCGTAACATTATGCTCCTCAGCAATGGGTTTTATTTTGTTAAGAAATTCATTGGCCCGGCGAATGTTTTCTGATTTAAAGAAACGGGAATTTTTCCGGTTATCACCTTCAGGCAGTTGGGTGTCGGGCTTAAATTTACCGGTAAGCAGGCCTCTTTGTAACGGGCTGTAGGCTATGACGCCCTTGTTTCGGTCAGCAAGGTAAGGGAGCATATCTTTTTCAATATCTCTTTTCACCATACTGTAAGGAAGCTGATTGGCTTCCAACTGTATGTATTTTTCCCCTTTTTTGAATTCTTCAAGCGAATAGTTGCTTACCCCGGCAGCTCGTATCTTTCCCTGATCCAGAAGTCGGTCCAAAGCTTCCATCACCTCTTCTACCGGAGCATCTTCAGCAGGCCGATGATGCTGATAATAATCAATATAATCGGTTTCGAGGCGCCGGAGGCTGTTCTCGCATTCTTCAATGATGCTTTCTTTTCTTGCGGTACGGTAGATCTGGTTCATCAACCTGTCATAATCTGCCTGTGAACGGAATTCGGTCTGGG
This genomic window from Bacteroidales bacterium contains:
- a CDS encoding SDR family NAD(P)-dependent oxidoreductase, with translation MKAFHNKVVWITGASSGIGEALAYELAREGARLALSARTQERLEPVRRYCISLGSEAEIFPFDLSHVEEIPKIAEQVLNYYNQLDLLINNGGISQRALVSEASLDVDRRIMEINYFGNIALTKAVLPRMLAQGYGHVAVTSSIVGKFGFPRRSAYSASKHALQGFYESLRTEMDGRNIK
- a CDS encoding YkgJ family cysteine cluster protein translates to MIEEIEQDLITIAEYGKINEYENEEFQFYLEGQDPDEVDERVNRLFEEIEAEIDCMECANCCKMQSPVIREAELWNISDYFDMDPETFKEEYLDFDGDQMVMKQNPCVFLKNNLCTIYEFRPADCASYPHLDQRGIVFKLSGIMGNYSVCPIVFNVIENLKKGMGFI
- a CDS encoding YkgJ family cysteine cluster protein, translated to MNHLITDLNKIEQLGKLNEDENFDFRAFLKGQDSDEIDQRVHRLYKEISAQIDCSKCANCCKMQTPGLSKKEAEQISRYMNMDIDDFKDQYVETDWSGQMMLKDQPCVFLKDNACSISHIMPEDCRSYPYLHKDDFISRLFGVIDNYSVCPIVFNVYEALKEELDFDPEDFDDFF
- a CDS encoding aldo/keto reductase encodes the protein MVYNELGQSGIKLSAITFGAWAIGGFMWGGSDEKKGIDAIKRGYDLGVTSIDTAPIYGLGLSEELVGKAIKGNRENYQILTKFVMRWKKSGTQNEFSSDKGFDELWNNVYLDARKESVMKEAEDSLRRLGTDYIDYYQMHWPVDDVPLDETMEALVRLKEQGKIRAAGVCNFSAEQLREAEKTVRIEADQVPYSMVRRDIEQDVTPYVVENNKGIIAYSPMQRGLLTGKFSSDTKLNEGDNRKDSRFFQPENIRRVNEFLAKIKPIADGHNATLAQLALSWTLHQPGLIVALAGSRDPKQIEDNANAADLKLTDEELQTINKYLDELELEEA
- a CDS encoding aldo/keto reductase is translated as MIYRDLGNSGIEVSAITFGAWAIGGFMWGGSDEKEAVEAISRGYDFGITTIDTAPIYGMGLSEELVGKAIKGKRHHFQIMTKFGIRWKQQGTQTEFRSQADYDRLMNQIYRTARKESIIEECENSLRRLETDYIDYYQHHRPAEDAPVEEVMEALDRLLDQGKIRAAGVSNYSLEEFKKGEKYIQLEANQLPYSMVKRDIEKDMLPYLADRNKGVIAYSPLQRGLLTGKFKPDTQLPEGDNRKNSRFFKSENIRRANEFLNKIKPIAEEHNVTLAQLVLNWTIHQRGITVALAGARNTRQIEDNARAADVRLKQDEMDLINNKLEEIELETD